A portion of the Leptospira fletcheri genome contains these proteins:
- a CDS encoding SDR family NAD(P)-dependent oxidoreductase, with protein MSNLREKHILITGANGGFGKELTKQLLEKGAYLILTDMKAPDTKPETYLGGKAAKGRILGSLAADLSSEAGCNKAYKDATKIDPKIDILVNNAGLAFMGRLLDVPMEKWKLILDVNLYAPIYLSRLFLPAMLERKYGHIVNLSSVAGITSPGELVYYSVSKFGIRALGEALDSGYRQKGVYTTNVYPFFADTNILKSEQFGGQERKEVPKAIVDSPSMVVRAIVRGMEKKKLHVFPGFTSKMIRFLTRLSPGFLRAMERLGQKVS; from the coding sequence ATGAGCAATCTGCGCGAAAAACATATATTGATTACCGGAGCCAACGGAGGTTTCGGTAAAGAACTGACGAAGCAACTTCTGGAAAAGGGAGCCTATCTCATCCTGACGGACATGAAGGCGCCCGATACGAAACCCGAAACTTATCTGGGCGGCAAAGCGGCCAAAGGCAGGATTCTGGGAAGTCTTGCCGCCGACTTGAGTTCGGAAGCCGGTTGCAATAAAGCCTACAAGGATGCGACCAAGATCGATCCGAAGATAGACATACTCGTCAACAATGCCGGATTAGCGTTTATGGGGCGCCTCTTGGACGTTCCCATGGAAAAATGGAAGTTGATTCTGGACGTGAATCTCTACGCGCCCATTTATCTTTCCCGCCTTTTTCTGCCTGCCATGTTGGAAAGAAAATACGGGCATATCGTGAATCTTTCTTCCGTCGCCGGAATCACTTCGCCGGGAGAGTTGGTCTATTATTCCGTTTCAAAATTCGGAATCCGTGCCTTGGGAGAAGCATTGGATTCAGGTTATCGTCAAAAGGGAGTGTACACCACGAACGTCTATCCTTTCTTTGCCGACACGAACATTCTGAAATCCGAACAGTTCGGCGGGCAAGAACGGAAAGAGGTTCCCAAAGCGATCGTGGACAGTCCTTCCATGGTGGTGAGAGCGATCGTACGGGGAATGGAAAAGAAAAAACTGCATGTGTTCCCGGGGTTTACCTCCAAGATGATCCGTTTTTTAACTCGTTTGTCTCCCGGATTCCTGAGAGCCATGGAGCGTCTGGGACAAAAGGTATCGTAA
- a CDS encoding alpha/beta fold hydrolase has product MNRTGTKPGLKKSSSFLAPESGSFRETRIVNGEVSLFLKYNGTSAERKNRPTVLFVHGYPDDHRTWSYQLDALCKEYNVAALDLRGAGLSSKPKKQKEYNVRRIFEDLKEVILFLGGGKPVHLVAHDWGALICWAFVGSEEYSHLIKSYTAMGGPHPVLAQRGMFRLFFSLNPVSMFKALSQARRSWYVLFFQIPFLPEWCWRFFPKFLWKMAMNLGGVPKEDSLRSKTEEEILSSAVLPINLYREMLRGERFPVPKRIRPPVQVLIPVKDFAIRPECYKTHREVCDSYREFRLDANHWVQRIFPDSVTEKVKEFVWEHG; this is encoded by the coding sequence ATGAATCGTACAGGAACCAAGCCCGGATTAAAAAAAAGTTCCTCTTTTCTCGCTCCTGAAAGTGGATCCTTTCGGGAGACTCGGATTGTAAACGGAGAAGTTTCGCTTTTTTTAAAGTACAACGGAACTTCGGCGGAACGGAAAAATCGGCCCACAGTCCTGTTCGTTCACGGATATCCGGACGATCACAGAACATGGTCCTATCAGTTGGATGCGTTATGCAAAGAATATAACGTTGCCGCATTGGATTTGCGAGGCGCCGGGCTTTCCTCCAAGCCTAAAAAACAAAAAGAGTATAACGTAAGACGGATCTTCGAGGACCTCAAGGAAGTGATCCTTTTTTTAGGAGGAGGCAAACCGGTTCACTTGGTCGCGCACGATTGGGGCGCTTTGATCTGCTGGGCGTTTGTGGGCAGTGAGGAATATTCCCATCTGATCAAATCTTATACGGCCATGGGAGGACCTCATCCTGTTTTGGCCCAACGAGGCATGTTCCGGCTCTTCTTTTCCTTGAATCCGGTTTCGATGTTTAAGGCTTTGTCTCAGGCCCGCAGATCTTGGTACGTTCTTTTCTTTCAGATTCCTTTTTTGCCGGAATGGTGCTGGAGATTTTTCCCTAAGTTTCTCTGGAAGATGGCCATGAATTTGGGCGGGGTTCCCAAAGAGGATTCGCTCCGTTCCAAAACCGAAGAAGAGATCCTATCTTCAGCAGTTTTGCCGATCAATCTGTACAGAGAAATGTTGCGAGGAGAAAGGTTTCCCGTTCCGAAACGGATCCGTCCTCCGGTCCAGGTACTGATTCCGGTCAAAGATTTTGCGATCCGCCCCGAGTGTTATAAAACTCATAGAGAAGTCTGCGACTCCTACCGGGAGTTCCGTTTGGATGCCAACCATTGGGTCCAAAGGATCTTTCCGGATTCCGTTACGGAAAAGGTCAAAGAATTCGTCTGGGAACACGGCTGA
- a CDS encoding class I SAM-dependent methyltransferase → MKHPEMFRNRLGRMSKHWKKWAKRRNIFCFRIYDRDIPQVPISVDLYEDFCLVSEYSNEYPLTEEQREEERTQFRSIILEILSVGENKLFWKKREPKKGISQYEKLEDRAASAIVREGGLRFRVNLSDYLDTGLFLDHRFTRELVRRESAGKNVLNLYSYTGSFSVYAASGGAAKVTSVDLSRTYLDWSEENFRLNGLDSDKHSFLREDVSEWLKRERVNPNREKFDLIVVDPPTFSNSKKMRDVFEVQKDYSFLLNSIFKDFTSDRAALYFSTNFRKFKMEPDSVLWENQRDLTKETHPEDFRNEKVRQVWRMEKNS, encoded by the coding sequence ATGAAGCATCCGGAGATGTTCCGCAATCGATTGGGAAGGATGTCCAAGCATTGGAAAAAATGGGCAAAAAGAAGAAATATCTTCTGCTTCCGGATCTATGATCGGGATATTCCTCAGGTTCCGATCTCTGTAGACCTCTACGAGGATTTTTGCCTCGTATCCGAATATAGCAACGAGTACCCTCTTACCGAAGAACAAAGGGAAGAAGAAAGGACGCAATTCCGGTCCATCATTCTAGAAATCCTCTCCGTCGGAGAGAACAAACTCTTTTGGAAAAAAAGGGAGCCTAAGAAAGGAATCTCCCAATACGAAAAGTTGGAGGACAGGGCCGCCTCCGCGATCGTTCGGGAAGGAGGCCTGCGCTTCCGAGTCAACCTGAGCGATTATTTAGATACCGGTCTTTTTTTGGACCATCGATTTACTCGGGAACTAGTGAGGAGGGAGAGCGCGGGAAAGAATGTGCTGAACCTTTACTCTTATACGGGATCCTTTTCCGTTTATGCCGCATCCGGCGGAGCGGCAAAAGTAACCAGCGTCGATCTTTCCAGAACCTATTTGGATTGGTCGGAGGAGAATTTCCGGCTCAACGGATTAGATTCCGACAAACATTCCTTTCTGCGGGAAGACGTAAGCGAATGGTTGAAGCGGGAACGAGTGAATCCGAATCGGGAGAAGTTCGATCTGATCGTAGTGGATCCTCCTACGTTCTCCAATAGTAAAAAGATGAGGGACGTTTTCGAAGTTCAAAAAGATTATTCTTTCTTGTTGAATTCGATCTTCAAGGACTTCACCTCCGATCGAGCTGCGCTTTATTTTTCCACGAACTTCCGAAAATTCAAAATGGAGCCGGATTCGGTCTTGTGGGAAAATCAGAGGGACTTGACCAAAGAAACTCATCCTGAGGATTTTAGGAACGAAAAGGTTCGGCAGGTCTGGAGAATGGAAAAGAATTCCTGA
- a CDS encoding SDR family NAD(P)-dependent oxidoreductase has translation MSFRNKTVVITGSARGIGKEIGKRFAKEGCVVFISDLKEEDCEGTAEEVRQETGGNIFWRTCDVRSKEEIAALAEFALERTGGLHIWINNAGTVEDDLLLRMSEEKWDRVQDVCLKGAFFGTQIAAKAMLKAKKGRIVNIGSVSGFYGNGGQSNYSSAKAALFALTKSSARELASRNITVNCVASGFIDNGFASKLTEEVRRSILDSIPLKIDRNPEEAIASAVCFLASDEADWITGATLRVDGGMMIGF, from the coding sequence ATGTCGTTCAGAAACAAAACCGTAGTAATCACGGGCTCGGCGAGAGGAATAGGAAAGGAAATCGGAAAGAGATTCGCGAAGGAAGGATGCGTCGTTTTCATTTCCGACCTAAAGGAAGAAGATTGCGAGGGAACCGCGGAGGAAGTTCGACAAGAAACCGGCGGAAATATTTTTTGGCGAACCTGCGACGTCCGTTCCAAGGAGGAAATCGCGGCCCTGGCGGAATTTGCCTTAGAGCGTACGGGAGGATTGCATATTTGGATCAATAATGCCGGCACGGTAGAGGACGACCTTCTCCTACGGATGAGCGAAGAAAAATGGGATCGAGTGCAGGATGTCTGTCTAAAGGGCGCCTTCTTCGGAACCCAAATCGCAGCAAAAGCGATGTTAAAGGCCAAAAAAGGAAGGATCGTCAATATAGGTTCCGTCTCCGGCTTTTATGGGAACGGAGGACAAAGCAACTACTCTTCCGCAAAGGCTGCGTTATTCGCTCTAACGAAATCTTCGGCCAGGGAATTGGCATCCCGAAACATCACAGTCAATTGTGTCGCTTCCGGATTTATCGACAACGGATTTGCGTCCAAGCTGACGGAAGAGGTCCGACGGTCCATTCTGGATTCCATTCCTCTGAAAATCGACCGAAACCCGGAAGAAGCGATCGCCTCCGCCGTGTGTTTTTTAGCATCCGACGAAGCGGACTGGATCACGGGCGCGACGCTACGTGTAGACGGAGGAATGATGATCGGATTTTAA
- a CDS encoding MarR family winged helix-turn-helix transcriptional regulator, whose translation MSKYMEPDYVIHLLSRTRDRIQKFLAKELERQGIEDLSPAHAGVIYVLSRRGITAMSDLASVLDRTNATITVLLDKLEEFGYVTRTKFEEDGRVTTAELTGKGKKSVRKVISASRNTLDKLYGSLEESEKKEFLRILTKIYGNFQA comes from the coding sequence ATGTCTAAATATATGGAACCGGATTACGTCATCCATCTCCTTTCCCGAACCAGGGACAGGATCCAAAAATTCCTAGCAAAGGAATTGGAAAGGCAAGGAATCGAGGATCTATCTCCGGCTCACGCAGGAGTGATATACGTTTTGAGCCGGAGAGGAATAACGGCAATGAGCGATTTGGCGTCCGTCTTGGACAGAACGAATGCGACCATAACCGTCCTCTTGGACAAACTGGAGGAATTCGGATACGTAACCAGAACGAAATTCGAAGAGGACGGAAGGGTTACCACGGCGGAACTGACCGGTAAAGGCAAAAAAAGCGTTCGAAAAGTAATATCAGCTTCTCGTAATACTTTAGATAAATTGTACGGAAGCTTGGAAGAATCGGAAAAAAAGGAATTTCTCCGTATCTTAACCAAAATTTACGGAAATTTTCAGGCCTAA
- a CDS encoding SpoIIE family protein phosphatase: MTRITGSDPWGKYFSLYSHTVKCARSNGREDCPLTTAVYLPFCPAGCLLLQEGKIPESDSSPVGAQKRDAKPRIVPLERFGEEERLSLVLSPFDGPRGLREDPIFGTFEEIQSVFLLKATRVLFFTSLELFSFVFFIFIYIRRRQDKFNLSFALLNLSLALWYPSYEGWGAYLVDSPWIYVFFGYSVGAFLPILFHEFTRGVFQTPRDRIGTSLEFLFFIHTLWPSLEFGLTGGLSNFGKYAFHSFIIVLVVFFAYTIYLFVQFRKTSILSFRWVVSGLVLVASSSFYTVLSFAGIGRSGIWVNESFLGLTLLFSLALAKRYAEVFRALENSQVKLKLLNESLESKVEERTRIIELQKTELEQKGKILAKDLSIAGKIQSALLPREMPVIPHASMAYRYRPMMEIGGDLLDVLYDPKSGTLGMFIGDVTGHGVSAALLASMVKMTLGSWANYLQEPSALLLHIREQLEGKLDGHFLTATFVIVDLNTGHSLIANAGHPECLVLRKDGKIEFYRPKGMAIYESIPTLYETESVPLRPGDKIVLYTDGIPDARNADGVLLGEENLAELLKRNAHLSPEHLCDAVMKGVQSYQGENFSHQYQDDMALLVAEYEG, from the coding sequence ATGACCCGCATCACCGGTTCCGATCCTTGGGGAAAATATTTTTCGCTCTATTCGCATACCGTGAAGTGTGCCCGTTCGAATGGACGCGAGGATTGCCCGTTAACGACGGCAGTTTATCTGCCGTTCTGCCCCGCCGGATGTTTGCTCCTTCAGGAAGGGAAAATCCCGGAGTCGGATTCCTCTCCCGTAGGAGCACAAAAAAGGGATGCAAAACCGCGGATCGTCCCCTTGGAAAGATTCGGCGAGGAAGAACGTCTATCGTTGGTCCTCTCCCCCTTTGACGGTCCGAGAGGACTCAGAGAGGATCCGATTTTCGGAACGTTCGAAGAGATCCAATCCGTATTCCTACTCAAAGCTACGAGAGTGCTGTTCTTCACCTCTTTAGAACTGTTTTCCTTCGTCTTTTTCATATTCATTTATATCCGGAGAAGGCAGGATAAATTCAATTTGTCCTTCGCCTTGTTAAATCTGTCTCTGGCGCTATGGTACCCTTCCTACGAAGGTTGGGGCGCTTATCTCGTGGATTCTCCCTGGATTTACGTTTTCTTCGGTTATTCCGTCGGGGCCTTTCTTCCCATCCTGTTCCACGAATTTACGAGAGGCGTATTCCAAACTCCCCGGGATAGGATCGGAACGTCGCTGGAGTTTCTCTTTTTTATCCATACGTTATGGCCTTCTTTGGAGTTCGGATTGACGGGAGGCTTGTCCAACTTCGGAAAATACGCCTTTCACAGTTTCATCATCGTATTGGTCGTCTTCTTCGCATATACGATCTATCTCTTCGTGCAATTCCGGAAAACCAGTATCCTGTCGTTCCGATGGGTGGTCTCCGGACTCGTTCTTGTGGCCTCCTCCTCCTTTTACACCGTGCTCTCCTTTGCGGGAATCGGTCGATCGGGTATCTGGGTAAACGAAAGCTTTCTGGGTCTTACATTGTTATTCAGTCTAGCGTTAGCGAAACGTTATGCGGAAGTATTCCGCGCCTTGGAAAATTCCCAGGTGAAGCTGAAATTGTTAAACGAATCTCTTGAGAGTAAAGTCGAGGAAAGGACAAGGATTATAGAATTACAAAAAACGGAGCTGGAACAAAAGGGAAAGATCCTGGCAAAAGACCTTTCCATTGCGGGAAAGATCCAGTCCGCGTTGCTTCCCAGGGAAATGCCGGTGATTCCTCACGCTTCCATGGCCTATCGATATCGCCCCATGATGGAGATCGGAGGAGATCTTTTGGACGTATTGTACGACCCTAAATCGGGAACCTTAGGAATGTTCATAGGAGATGTGACCGGCCACGGAGTTTCCGCAGCTCTCCTTGCCTCTATGGTAAAGATGACTTTAGGAAGTTGGGCCAATTACTTACAGGAACCCTCTGCTCTACTTCTCCATATACGAGAACAACTCGAAGGAAAATTGGACGGACATTTCTTGACCGCAACCTTCGTCATCGTGGATTTGAATACGGGACATTCGCTCATCGCCAACGCCGGCCATCCTGAATGCTTGGTCCTGCGCAAGGACGGAAAAATCGAATTCTACAGACCGAAAGGAATGGCGATCTACGAATCCATTCCTACCCTCTATGAAACGGAAAGCGTCCCCTTGAGACCTGGCGATAAGATCGTGCTATACACCGACGGGATTCCGGATGCCAGAAATGCGGACGGAGTTTTACTCGGCGAGGAAAACCTGGCCGAACTCCTGAAAAGAAACGCCCATCTTTCCCCCGAGCATCTCTGCGACGCGGTTATGAAAGGAGTCCAGTCCTATCAGGGGGAGAATTTTTCCCACCAGTACCAGGACGATATGGCCCTACTAGTCGCCGAATATGAAGGATAA
- a CDS encoding formylglycine-generating enzyme family protein: MSSFRPVHFLLIFLFLCLPSVERVSGNPATGPTVPVPVKLPCQGKKIQNMQCIPGGDFIRGSEEFEPDEKPEGIVYISDFFIDTYEVTNADFNKCLEAGKCKDCLQKGTCDYIGPRYGEPYLRPKQPVVGVSWYTAKEYCEWQGKRLPTEAEWEKAARGPNGNLYPWGNEVATCKNSIIMERNRKGCSRRVLYPPNLMTTKDVGSRPSGIYGLYDMAGNSWEWVQDWYAPDYAACGEECKGVDPQGPCQGQESCPGYDKKVLKGGSWWWSAEYARGSKRRAHIPQNFPEYHHFGFRCAKDAYD, encoded by the coding sequence ATGAGTTCCTTTCGTCCAGTTCATTTCCTTCTAATCTTTCTCTTCCTATGCTTACCCTCCGTAGAGCGAGTCTCCGGAAATCCGGCGACGGGTCCGACTGTTCCCGTGCCCGTTAAACTTCCTTGCCAAGGAAAAAAGATTCAGAATATGCAATGCATTCCGGGAGGAGATTTCATCCGCGGAAGCGAGGAATTCGAACCGGACGAGAAGCCGGAAGGAATCGTCTATATCAGCGATTTCTTTATCGATACCTACGAGGTTACGAACGCAGACTTCAACAAGTGTTTGGAAGCCGGCAAATGCAAGGACTGCCTACAAAAAGGAACCTGCGATTATATCGGACCGAGATACGGAGAACCTTATTTGCGACCGAAACAACCCGTGGTCGGAGTGAGTTGGTACACCGCAAAAGAATATTGCGAATGGCAGGGAAAACGCCTTCCGACTGAAGCGGAATGGGAAAAAGCCGCGCGAGGACCGAACGGGAATTTGTATCCCTGGGGAAACGAGGTCGCGACCTGCAAAAATTCGATCATCATGGAAAGAAACCGCAAAGGCTGTTCCAGAAGGGTATTATATCCCCCGAATCTCATGACCACCAAGGATGTGGGAAGCCGTCCCTCCGGCATTTACGGACTTTATGATATGGCCGGAAATTCGTGGGAATGGGTACAGGATTGGTATGCTCCGGATTATGCTGCTTGCGGAGAAGAATGTAAGGGAGTCGATCCGCAAGGTCCCTGCCAAGGACAGGAGTCCTGCCCAGGGTACGATAAGAAGGTTCTGAAAGGGGGATCCTGGTGGTGGTCGGCCGAGTACGCCAGAGGATCGAAACGAAGGGCACACATACCGCAGAATTTCCCGGAATACCATCATTTCGGCTTCCGTTGCGCGAAAGACGCGTACGATTAA
- a CDS encoding DinB family protein yields MKYKSNFATLAEYNLWMNESLYTAAEKLSDEIRKKDKGAFFSSIHGTFNHILWADKAWLARFEKNGFGSEILAQSVRFLSTSDVADYRFESYESFSDLKKERSELDHTIIRWIKDGLSEEKIMQNLQYKNTKGIPCVTPAYEVLTHFFNHQTHHRGQITTLLFQEGVDPGITDLIYFLRVRA; encoded by the coding sequence ATGAAATATAAGTCGAATTTCGCCACTCTTGCAGAATACAATTTATGGATGAACGAGAGTCTCTATACGGCTGCGGAAAAATTAAGCGACGAAATCCGAAAGAAAGACAAGGGCGCTTTCTTTTCTTCGATCCATGGCACCTTCAATCATATACTCTGGGCGGATAAGGCTTGGCTTGCTCGATTTGAAAAGAACGGATTCGGATCGGAGATTCTAGCGCAATCCGTTCGGTTTCTTTCCACTTCAGATGTCGCAGACTATAGATTCGAATCCTATGAATCGTTTTCGGATTTGAAGAAGGAACGATCGGAGTTGGACCACACAATCATCCGTTGGATCAAAGACGGTTTGTCCGAGGAGAAAATCATGCAAAATCTCCAGTATAAAAACACGAAAGGAATTCCTTGTGTGACGCCGGCATACGAAGTTTTAACGCATTTTTTCAACCATCAAACCCACCATAGAGGCCAAATTACGACTTTATTATTCCAGGAAGGAGTGGACCCCGGAATTACGGATCTGATTTATTTTCTGAGAGTTCGCGCTTAA
- a CDS encoding SDR family NAD(P)-dependent oxidoreductase, with the protein MEYRNKVILITGASSGIGKSTAKALAQFNNTIILTARRESLLKRVANDVIKSGSECLTFVGDGREPSHAEAVVDEIVKRFGKIDIALLNIGMGPPSNTLEASVQTILDCMDINYKSLINFYVPLIRQMKKQKEVCMISHMNSLATYFGIPMQGDYTAAKGAARLFLETVRMELKHFGFEHIRIQTVHPGFVDTDASKNDGIPAPNQISEEKAAAYVLKGFQKEWKENRFPFGTSLATRIGRIAPLRLRTKILLSEAPKNF; encoded by the coding sequence ATGGAATATCGAAACAAAGTGATATTGATTACCGGTGCATCCTCCGGAATCGGCAAAAGCACCGCCAAGGCTCTCGCGCAATTCAATAATACCATTATATTGACTGCCAGGAGGGAAAGCCTCCTCAAGCGGGTCGCGAACGACGTCATAAAATCCGGAAGCGAATGCCTTACCTTCGTCGGAGACGGAAGAGAACCTTCCCACGCCGAAGCGGTCGTGGATGAAATCGTAAAAAGATTCGGAAAAATCGACATCGCGCTATTAAACATCGGGATGGGTCCTCCGTCCAACACACTGGAAGCGTCCGTGCAGACCATCTTGGATTGCATGGACATCAATTACAAATCCCTGATCAATTTCTACGTCCCGTTGATTCGACAAATGAAAAAACAGAAAGAAGTCTGCATGATCTCTCATATGAATTCCTTAGCTACTTATTTCGGAATTCCTATGCAAGGGGATTACACTGCGGCAAAAGGCGCGGCCCGATTATTTTTGGAAACCGTAAGGATGGAACTAAAGCATTTCGGATTCGAACATATCCGAATCCAAACCGTACACCCCGGATTTGTGGATACCGACGCGTCTAAAAACGACGGAATACCGGCGCCGAACCAAATCAGCGAAGAGAAAGCCGCGGCTTATGTTTTAAAAGGATTTCAAAAAGAATGGAAAGAGAATCGTTTTCCGTTCGGAACCTCCCTAGCGACCCGAATCGGAAGAATCGCTCCACTTCGGCTACGTACAAAAATCCTGCTCTCGGAAGCTCCGAAAAATTTTTGA
- a CDS encoding methyltransferase domain-containing protein: MNSTPVHRKSCYLCGREERKILFVENSIPIVECLGCGHVYSTFVQDEHYDGYWSQGVEHYDLHWWDVAHRNIYKGFCDTFLKSPEGRILDVGCGLGFFIRTINEMKPGWKTVGYEISEDAVRFAREKNMLSDVHSGIVQNSDLPRESFDVITLWDVLEHIPNPHSLLEYLHTLLKPEGILFVETPNFPIQLLKAKLKVAFLGRDPDAHYLEAKDHINHYKEKTLSFLAGQCGFSDVTFTILKPISSVSGSRSLLRVFAKKCLYYFAGFIRFVSRENLNVALTLFAVLRKEKASRGSTG, encoded by the coding sequence ATGAACTCGACGCCGGTACATCGCAAGTCCTGCTATTTATGCGGAAGGGAAGAACGCAAAATCCTTTTTGTCGAAAATTCGATTCCGATCGTGGAATGTCTCGGATGCGGTCATGTGTATTCCACTTTTGTACAGGATGAGCACTACGACGGTTACTGGTCGCAAGGAGTGGAACATTATGATCTGCACTGGTGGGATGTCGCTCACCGGAATATCTACAAGGGTTTTTGCGATACATTCTTAAAAAGTCCGGAAGGAAGGATCTTGGACGTAGGTTGCGGACTCGGTTTTTTTATTCGCACGATCAACGAAATGAAGCCCGGGTGGAAAACCGTAGGTTACGAGATTTCGGAAGATGCCGTCCGTTTTGCTCGGGAAAAAAACATGCTATCGGACGTTCATTCCGGGATCGTTCAAAATAGCGATTTGCCCAGGGAAAGTTTCGATGTTATTACCCTTTGGGATGTTTTAGAGCATATTCCGAATCCGCATAGTTTGCTGGAGTATCTGCATACTCTTTTGAAGCCCGAAGGAATTCTATTCGTGGAAACTCCGAACTTTCCGATCCAACTCCTGAAGGCGAAATTGAAAGTGGCGTTTTTGGGAAGGGATCCGGACGCGCATTACTTGGAAGCGAAGGACCATATTAATCATTATAAGGAAAAAACCCTGTCTTTTCTCGCGGGTCAATGCGGGTTTTCCGATGTGACGTTCACGATTCTGAAACCTATCTCCTCCGTTTCGGGGAGCAGGTCCCTCTTACGTGTCTTTGCTAAAAAATGTCTGTATTATTTTGCGGGTTTCATTCGCTTTGTTTCGCGAGAAAATTTGAATGTGGCCCTGACTCTCTTTGCAGTTCTTCGTAAGGAAAAGGCATCTCGCGGTTCCACAGGATAA
- a CDS encoding DUF2147 domain-containing protein yields MKKLIALSVVLAAFLLSDSLFAQPAPVVGKWKTIDDEDGAEKSVVEVYEQGGKVYGKIVSLRDPNDKDGKPKVCTKCEGADKDKPVVGLVIIKGLSADGEEFTGGTIMDPNNGKIYKCKLKAVDGGKKLNVRGFIGFSLIGRTQTWLKK; encoded by the coding sequence ATGAAAAAATTAATCGCTCTTTCCGTCGTATTGGCCGCATTCCTTCTTTCCGACTCGCTGTTCGCTCAGCCTGCTCCCGTAGTCGGAAAATGGAAGACCATTGATGACGAAGACGGTGCCGAAAAGTCGGTCGTCGAGGTTTACGAACAAGGTGGAAAAGTTTACGGCAAGATTGTCAGCCTGCGGGATCCGAACGATAAGGACGGAAAACCGAAAGTTTGTACGAAATGCGAAGGCGCCGACAAGGACAAGCCTGTCGTCGGTTTGGTAATCATCAAAGGCCTTTCCGCGGACGGAGAAGAGTTTACCGGCGGAACCATTATGGATCCGAACAACGGCAAAATATACAAATGTAAGTTAAAGGCCGTAGACGGCGGTAAAAAACTGAACGTGCGGGGATTCATCGGATTTTCTTTGATCGGTAGAACCCAAACTTGGCTCAAAAAATAA
- a CDS encoding DUF2147 domain-containing protein has product MKQILKGLLLSGLLLFAVSAFADPLPIVGSWKTINEQGKEESVVDIYEQGGKVYGKVSSLTEPNDKDGKPARCTECDGPEKDKPVLGMVIIKGLSPDGDKWAGGRILDPNDGVWYKCFLRSVEGGRKLEVRGYVGFSLIGRTQYWIKK; this is encoded by the coding sequence ATGAAACAGATTTTGAAGGGATTGCTTTTATCCGGCCTGCTCCTTTTCGCCGTTTCCGCGTTTGCCGATCCCTTACCGATCGTAGGCTCGTGGAAAACGATCAACGAACAAGGTAAGGAAGAATCCGTAGTGGACATCTACGAACAGGGCGGGAAGGTTTACGGGAAAGTGTCCAGTCTTACCGAGCCGAACGACAAGGACGGCAAACCTGCTCGTTGCACCGAATGCGACGGACCGGAAAAAGATAAGCCGGTTCTCGGAATGGTGATCATTAAGGGACTTTCTCCCGACGGAGACAAATGGGCCGGGGGACGCATCCTCGATCCGAACGACGGAGTTTGGTACAAATGTTTTCTTCGCTCCGTGGAAGGCGGTAGGAAACTGGAAGTCCGCGGATATGTCGGTTTTTCCCTGATCGGTAGGACGCAGTACTGGATTAAAAAATAA